The Citrifermentans bemidjiense Bem genome window below encodes:
- a CDS encoding DUF1653 domain-containing protein produces MAVEPGRYRHYKGNFYQVIGTARHSETDEMLVVYRPLYGEGGLWVRPEPMFLEQVQVDGAFVPRFTRCDGQDPSTP; encoded by the coding sequence ATGGCCGTAGAACCCGGACGCTACCGGCATTACAAGGGGAATTTCTACCAGGTCATCGGCACCGCGCGTCACAGCGAAACGGACGAGATGCTGGTCGTCTACCGGCCGCTTTACGGGGAAGGGGGTCTCTGGGTGCGGCCGGAGCCCATGTTCCTGGAGCAGGTGCAGGTGGACGGCGCCTTCGTGCCGCGCTTTACCCGCTGCGATGGCCAGGATCCCTCCACCCCTTAA
- a CDS encoding short chain dehydrogenase, whose product MRIIVVGATGTIGKAVAKLLSTEHEVAKVAFSSGDLRVDMSRKDSIESMFKEVGDFDALVCAAGVARFGSLAELTDEDFQTGLSGKLMGQVNLVRVGMHYIRDNGSFTLTSGVLSHQPMPGSSSISMINAGLEGFVRAAALELPRGIRINVVSPPWVKETLEALDMDSSGGMPAQDVAQAYWASIHGARSGLVINARDFA is encoded by the coding sequence ATGCGAATCATCGTCGTCGGAGCAACCGGAACTATAGGAAAAGCCGTGGCCAAGCTGTTGTCCACGGAGCATGAAGTGGCGAAGGTCGCCTTCAGTAGCGGCGACTTGCGGGTGGACATGTCGCGCAAGGATTCCATAGAGTCGATGTTCAAGGAGGTCGGAGACTTCGATGCCCTGGTCTGCGCGGCGGGAGTCGCCAGGTTCGGCTCCCTGGCTGAATTGACCGACGAGGACTTCCAGACCGGGCTCTCCGGGAAGCTGATGGGCCAGGTCAACCTGGTCCGGGTGGGGATGCACTACATCCGGGATAACGGCTCCTTCACGCTGACCAGCGGGGTCTTGAGCCACCAGCCCATGCCCGGGAGTTCCTCCATCAGCATGATCAACGCGGGGCTCGAAGGGTTTGTCCGCGCCGCCGCGCTGGAACTGCCGCGCGGGATCAGGATCAACGTGGTGAGCCCCCCCTGGGTGAAGGAGACCCTTGAGGCGCTGGATATGGACAGCTCGGGGGGAATGCCTGCGCAGGACGTGGCGCAGGCCTACTGGGCCAGCATACACGGCGCCCGCAGCGGCCTAGTCATCAACGCCCGGGACTTCGCCTGA
- a CDS encoding response regulator, translating into MKILAIDDNHDNLLTLKALLKIFMPEANLITSASAQDGIRRALLEAPDTILLDIQMPVMDGYEATRRLKGNPSTQHIPIILVTAHRTDPSGKVRGLECGADAFLSKPIDEAELVAQIRAMVRIKRSEDALRQERDSLEALVQKRTSELLLMNQVLTENLARLAENEARYTRAVRGTTDGLWDWNVVTGECYFSPRWKELLGFADDELENRVDTFYSRLHPDDMAVAQEALESHLSGKTSLDVELRLRNREGGYLRFRVRGQAEWDSLGAAVRLSGALSDVTERQLMEEQLRQSQKMEAVGQLAGGVAHDFNNILTVIAGYANMLMMDLPALGNEVRLAEQIAIATERAAELTKGLLAFSRKQPMAPQKLDLGEIVQRVETFLTRVIGEDIQLKTHLLPDSLPVWVDMGQIEQVLINLAANARDAMENGGTFTIATGLFEDDSLSAFCGPAGSYAVIIVSDNGKGMPAEISKRIFEPFFTTKEVGKGTGLGMAIVYGIVQQHRGYITVDSKPGDGTVFSIYLPLAADCAEMYQEPAVDQEPEMGTETILVAEDDPSVRNLVDMVLTKHGYQVILAENGQEVVERFTAHSSDIGLILMDIIMPRKNGIEAFAEIKKLQPEAKVLFTSGYTSDFIQSRGMEDGVELIMKPVQPAQLLRKVREVLER; encoded by the coding sequence ATGAAAATTCTCGCCATAGACGACAACCACGACAATCTCCTCACGCTGAAGGCGCTGCTGAAGATTTTCATGCCCGAAGCAAACCTCATCACCTCCGCCTCGGCCCAGGACGGCATCCGCAGGGCGCTGCTGGAGGCGCCCGACACCATCCTTTTGGACATCCAGATGCCGGTCATGGACGGATACGAGGCGACCCGCAGGCTCAAGGGAAACCCCTCCACCCAACATATCCCCATCATCCTGGTCACCGCGCATCGCACCGATCCCTCCGGCAAGGTGCGGGGGCTCGAGTGCGGCGCCGACGCGTTCCTCTCCAAGCCCATCGACGAGGCTGAACTTGTGGCCCAGATCAGGGCGATGGTGCGGATCAAGCGTTCCGAGGACGCGCTGCGGCAAGAGCGGGACAGCCTGGAGGCTCTGGTGCAGAAACGGACTTCGGAGCTGCTGCTCATGAACCAGGTGCTGACGGAGAACCTGGCACGCCTTGCCGAGAACGAGGCGCGCTACACCCGGGCGGTGCGGGGGACGACGGACGGGCTTTGGGACTGGAACGTGGTGACCGGCGAGTGCTATTTTTCCCCGCGCTGGAAGGAACTCTTGGGCTTTGCCGACGACGAACTGGAGAACCGAGTCGATACCTTCTATTCGCGGCTGCATCCAGACGATATGGCCGTGGCGCAGGAGGCGCTCGAATCGCACCTGTCCGGGAAAACGTCCCTGGACGTGGAGCTCAGGCTTAGGAACCGCGAGGGAGGGTACCTGCGCTTTCGGGTCCGCGGGCAGGCGGAGTGGGACAGCCTGGGGGCGGCCGTTCGCCTCTCCGGAGCCCTTTCCGACGTCACCGAGCGGCAGCTCATGGAGGAGCAGCTCCGGCAGTCGCAGAAGATGGAGGCGGTAGGGCAGCTGGCTGGAGGTGTCGCGCACGACTTCAACAACATCCTCACCGTGATCGCAGGCTACGCCAACATGCTCATGATGGACCTCCCAGCGCTTGGGAACGAAGTGAGGCTGGCCGAACAGATCGCCATCGCCACCGAGAGGGCTGCCGAACTGACCAAGGGGCTTCTGGCTTTCAGCCGGAAGCAGCCGATGGCGCCTCAGAAGCTGGACCTGGGGGAGATCGTGCAGCGCGTGGAGACCTTCCTCACCCGCGTGATAGGGGAGGACATCCAGCTGAAGACGCATCTGCTCCCGGACTCTCTGCCGGTCTGGGTCGACATGGGGCAGATCGAACAGGTGCTCATCAACCTGGCCGCCAATGCGCGCGACGCCATGGAAAACGGAGGGACCTTCACCATCGCGACCGGCCTCTTCGAAGACGACTCGCTTTCCGCCTTCTGCGGCCCGGCAGGGAGCTATGCCGTGATCATCGTGTCCGACAACGGCAAGGGGATGCCCGCCGAGATCAGCAAGCGGATCTTCGAGCCTTTCTTCACCACCAAGGAGGTGGGGAAGGGTACGGGGCTCGGCATGGCGATCGTCTACGGTATCGTGCAGCAGCACAGGGGTTACATCACCGTCGACAGCAAACCCGGGGACGGCACCGTCTTCAGCATCTATCTGCCGCTTGCCGCAGACTGCGCCGAAATGTACCAGGAGCCGGCGGTCGACCAGGAGCCGGAAATGGGGACCGAGACCATCCTGGTCGCCGAAGACGACCCGAGCGTGCGCAACCTGGTGGACATGGTGCTGACCAAGCACGGCTACCAGGTGATCCTGGCTGAGAACGGGCAGGAGGTGGTCGAGCGCTTCACCGCCCACTCAAGCGACATCGGGTTGATCCTGATGGACATCATCATGCCGCGCAAAAACGGCATAGAGGCGTTCGCGGAGATCAAGAAGCTGCAGCCGGAGGCGAAGGTCCTCTTCACCAGCGGCTACACCTCCGATTTCATCCAGAGCCGCGGCATGGAAGACGGGGTCGAGCTGATCATGAAGCCGGTGCAGCCGGCCCAACTGCTGCGCAAGGTGAGGGAAGTGCTGGAGAGGTGA
- a CDS encoding response regulator codes for MKKLIKLPTLRARLAFWFTAICLVPLFLVTTIIYMQRVKLARSLMFDKLNAVTSLRQQQIGSILDNMIVDASTIASDHSVLETAEQLLSGAGGGRVTSESLTLLRGYQSSNASVTDVSIVSHDGTVVLCTSDSRIGTRVARPEMVGNALQDLAPTFGDAYLGSDGIPSIDVAVPIGAATKSRVGALLVARYNLHTLLYDITGNRTGMGDTGETVLVNREVMPLNELRAFSQGILKVPLKGKPAQMAARGESGIAQTTDYRGVDVLSAFVHIPRTGWGLVCKQDSREILAPIRSLLFITYGLAALISVFACLLAFRLARSIADPLVNLAASAKELEDGDFDARAVPEGTDEQKTLARSFNSMARTLQTKMAAQQGMSRLSQNLVVAEGMDDFFSKLLPVFLEITGARMAVAYVEERQTGEFAPMHAIGLDSSLLRRFQRRHLEGELGVILASGTVSCYTPQEGSPLRFATSFGEIVPAEIATVPISVDAEIRAFVSIASERPFPPKVHEILELVQMPLGAAFARILSGEDVRLLANELALKNEELTQQSEELVQQSTELAHQSEELSRHNQVLDLQKQQLEEATRLKSEFLSNMSHELRTPLNSVLALSRVLAVQGGSRLTEDEKGYLSIIERNGKHLLSLINDILDLAKIESGRQEVYLETVSLQKVTAEVVDGLSVLAREKGIAISLEAPEALPTAVIDVKRLRQMLQNLIGNAVKFTAEGAVTVRLGAEGEEFLVEVEDTGIGIAPQYLETIFHEFRQADGSTSRSFEGTGLGLAIVKKTARLLGGDVSVRSELGKGSVFTLRLPCDGTGSVQGPQASGNASFPAERAQAPMQGRSVLVVDDDPEAVSLIASHLSQAGFETLTALNGADALRLARAKKPFAITLDIMMPDMDGWEVMRELKDQRETADIPVVIVSLSDDRATGIALGAVGVIAKPVSREQLIETFTKLAGAGCRLVLVVDDSEYDRFFIASLFKEMGMDVLLAEDGAQALEIAAADRPDLITLDLLMPGMDGAAVLDKLRSNQSTAAIPVVVITSKDLNSAELERLSSGVSAILSKGGLEREVVLDELVHSLERIGWRLPCEQSANGARILIVEDSEAATIQLRFALESAGFCVDAVSGGRHALSYLKTHVPDGIILDLMMPEVDGFDVLKAVRASRLTEQVPVMVMTAKTLSPGEHDRLRLLEVNHLVQKGDVEQHELLRRVYEMLGAVCLFKPGTASTATGAALFPGGWQGDGSVLVVEDNPDNLVTLRAVLGEEYRLVEATDGESGLLLAQTGSPSLILLDMHLPGMDGLAVLRRLKQDNATALIPVVALTASAMTGDREMLMEAGCVAYVSKPYQPEELQELVTKFVAAGTAPNGK; via the coding sequence ATGAAGAAATTGATTAAATTGCCGACGCTCAGGGCGCGGCTTGCCTTCTGGTTCACGGCGATCTGCCTCGTGCCTTTGTTCCTGGTCACCACCATCATCTACATGCAGCGGGTCAAGTTGGCGCGGTCGCTGATGTTCGACAAGCTGAACGCGGTGACCTCGCTGCGCCAGCAGCAGATCGGCAGCATCCTCGACAACATGATCGTGGACGCCTCCACCATCGCCTCCGACCACTCGGTGCTGGAAACGGCAGAGCAGCTTCTGAGCGGGGCCGGCGGGGGGCGCGTTACCAGCGAGAGCCTGACCCTGCTTCGGGGGTATCAGAGCAGCAACGCCTCCGTAACCGACGTCTCCATAGTTTCACACGACGGCACCGTCGTGCTTTGCACCAGTGACAGCAGGATCGGGACGCGCGTGGCGCGGCCCGAGATGGTGGGCAACGCGCTGCAGGATCTGGCGCCCACCTTCGGAGACGCCTACCTGGGGAGCGACGGCATCCCCAGCATCGACGTCGCCGTCCCGATCGGGGCGGCGACCAAATCGCGCGTCGGCGCCCTCCTGGTAGCGCGCTACAACCTGCACACCCTGCTTTACGACATCACCGGCAACCGCACCGGCATGGGGGATACCGGCGAGACGGTGCTGGTGAACCGGGAGGTGATGCCTCTCAACGAGCTGCGGGCCTTCTCCCAGGGGATACTGAAGGTGCCGCTCAAGGGGAAACCGGCGCAGATGGCGGCGCGGGGAGAAAGCGGCATCGCGCAGACCACCGACTATCGCGGAGTGGATGTGCTGTCCGCCTTTGTCCACATACCCCGCACCGGCTGGGGGCTCGTCTGCAAGCAGGACAGCCGCGAGATCCTGGCGCCGATCCGTAGCCTCCTCTTCATAACCTATGGTCTCGCTGCGCTCATCTCGGTTTTTGCCTGCTTGCTCGCCTTCAGGCTGGCGCGATCCATAGCCGATCCGCTGGTGAACCTGGCTGCCAGCGCGAAGGAGCTGGAAGATGGTGATTTCGACGCCCGGGCCGTCCCGGAGGGTACCGACGAACAGAAGACCCTGGCGCGAAGTTTCAACAGCATGGCCCGGACGCTGCAGACGAAGATGGCGGCCCAGCAAGGGATGTCGCGGCTCTCCCAGAACCTGGTAGTGGCCGAGGGGATGGACGACTTTTTCAGCAAGCTCCTCCCGGTCTTTTTGGAGATCACCGGCGCCAGGATGGCGGTCGCCTACGTGGAGGAGCGGCAGACAGGGGAGTTTGCGCCCATGCATGCCATAGGTCTCGATTCTTCCCTGCTGCGCCGGTTCCAACGCAGGCATCTGGAGGGAGAGTTGGGGGTGATCCTCGCCAGCGGCACCGTGTCCTGCTATACGCCGCAGGAAGGGAGCCCGCTGCGCTTTGCCACCAGCTTCGGCGAGATCGTTCCCGCCGAGATAGCCACCGTCCCGATCTCGGTCGACGCCGAGATCCGCGCTTTCGTTTCCATCGCCTCGGAGCGCCCCTTCCCGCCGAAGGTGCACGAGATCCTGGAGCTGGTGCAGATGCCGCTGGGGGCGGCCTTCGCCAGGATACTCTCCGGCGAGGATGTCCGGTTGCTGGCGAACGAACTGGCGCTTAAAAACGAGGAGCTGACCCAGCAGTCCGAGGAACTGGTGCAGCAGTCCACCGAGCTGGCCCACCAGTCGGAGGAGCTTTCCCGCCACAACCAGGTGCTGGACCTGCAAAAGCAGCAATTGGAAGAGGCGACCAGGCTCAAGAGCGAATTCCTCTCCAACATGAGCCATGAGCTCAGAACCCCGCTCAACTCGGTGCTGGCGCTCTCCCGGGTGCTGGCGGTGCAGGGAGGCTCGCGTCTCACCGAGGACGAGAAGGGGTACCTTTCCATCATCGAGAGAAACGGCAAGCACCTTTTGTCCCTGATCAACGACATCCTCGACCTGGCCAAGATCGAGTCCGGCCGCCAGGAGGTTTACCTGGAGACGGTCTCCCTGCAAAAGGTCACAGCCGAAGTGGTGGACGGGCTTTCGGTGCTGGCCCGCGAAAAGGGGATTGCTATCTCGCTGGAGGCGCCCGAGGCGCTCCCAACCGCGGTGATCGACGTGAAAAGGCTGCGCCAGATGCTGCAGAACCTGATCGGCAACGCGGTGAAGTTCACCGCCGAGGGGGCGGTCACGGTGAGGCTCGGCGCCGAGGGGGAAGAGTTCCTGGTCGAGGTGGAGGATACCGGCATCGGCATAGCGCCGCAGTACCTGGAAACCATTTTCCACGAATTCCGCCAGGCCGACGGCAGCACCTCCCGCTCCTTCGAGGGGACGGGGCTTGGGCTTGCCATCGTGAAGAAGACGGCGCGCCTTTTGGGAGGGGACGTGTCGGTGCGAAGCGAGCTCGGCAAGGGGTCCGTCTTCACCCTGCGGCTTCCTTGCGACGGCACCGGGAGCGTGCAGGGACCGCAGGCTTCGGGTAACGCCTCCTTCCCTGCGGAGCGGGCGCAGGCTCCGATGCAGGGTAGGTCGGTCCTGGTGGTGGACGACGACCCCGAGGCCGTGTCGCTGATCGCGTCGCATCTCTCTCAGGCGGGTTTCGAAACGCTTACCGCGCTAAACGGCGCCGACGCCCTGAGGCTCGCACGCGCCAAGAAGCCTTTCGCCATCACGCTCGACATCATGATGCCGGACATGGACGGTTGGGAGGTGATGCGCGAGCTGAAGGACCAGCGCGAAACGGCCGATATCCCCGTGGTGATCGTGTCGCTGTCGGACGACCGCGCGACGGGAATCGCCCTCGGCGCGGTCGGGGTGATAGCCAAACCGGTGAGCAGGGAACAGCTCATAGAGACCTTCACCAAGCTCGCCGGCGCGGGATGCCGGCTGGTGCTGGTGGTCGACGACAGCGAATACGACCGGTTCTTCATCGCCTCGCTCTTCAAGGAGATGGGGATGGACGTGCTCTTGGCCGAGGACGGCGCGCAGGCCCTGGAAATCGCCGCAGCCGACCGGCCCGACCTGATCACTCTCGACCTGCTGATGCCCGGGATGGACGGCGCGGCCGTGTTGGACAAGCTCAGGTCCAACCAGTCCACCGCGGCAATTCCTGTGGTGGTGATAACTTCCAAGGATCTGAACTCGGCGGAGTTGGAGCGCCTCTCCTCCGGGGTGAGCGCCATCCTTTCCAAGGGGGGGCTCGAGCGCGAGGTGGTGCTGGACGAATTGGTGCACAGCCTGGAGCGGATCGGCTGGCGCCTTCCCTGCGAGCAAAGCGCAAACGGGGCGAGGATCCTCATCGTCGAGGACAGCGAGGCGGCCACCATCCAGCTCCGCTTCGCGCTGGAAAGCGCCGGGTTCTGCGTCGACGCCGTCTCAGGCGGCAGACATGCTCTTTCCTATCTGAAGACCCACGTGCCCGACGGTATCATCCTCGACCTGATGATGCCGGAGGTGGACGGCTTCGACGTGTTGAAAGCGGTGCGCGCCTCGCGGCTGACCGAACAGGTGCCGGTCATGGTGATGACGGCGAAGACCCTTTCGCCGGGCGAGCACGACCGGTTGCGCCTGCTCGAGGTGAACCACCTGGTCCAAAAAGGGGACGTGGAGCAGCACGAACTGCTGCGGAGAGTCTACGAGATGCTCGGGGCGGTATGCCTGTTCAAGCCGGGCACCGCGTCGACGGCGACCGGCGCCGCGCTTTTCCCCGGGGGCTGGCAGGGGGACGGGTCGGTGCTGGTGGTCGAGGACAACCCGGACAACCTGGTAACGCTTCGGGCCGTTTTGGGGGAGGAGTACCGCCTGGTCGAGGCGACCGACGGCGAGTCCGGGCTTCTCCTGGCGCAGACAGGGTCCCCTTCGCTGATCCTTTTGGACATGCATCTCCCCGGCATGGACGGACTCGCCGTACTAAGGCGCCTGAAGCAGGATAATGCCACGGCTCTCATCCCGGTGGTGGCCCTCACCGCGAGCGCCATGACGGGGGACCGGGAGATGCTGATGGAGGCGGGTTGCGTGGCCTACGTCTCCAAGCCCTACCAGCCGGAAGAGTTGCAGGAACTGGTCACCAAATTCGTCGCAGCGGGGACTGCGCCAAACGGGAAGTAA
- a CDS encoding CheR family methyltransferase: MSDTVAEILRLLTEHFGEDFQHYSLTLAAKRIAERVVQLRLPDVAAYHRYLNDNPSELSCLARMLRIRFSSFFRDTLQFELLGSVIIPSMLPGNTNGFFRAWSAACAGGEEACSLAIIIDEALQLLGLKTRVQIFATDIAEDALAEAEYGRYSTAAVAGVTLQRLNKYFIYDRTGYQISPRIKEMITYSRHDLLDPNTYAPPESLFGGFDLVSCRNFLMYLDSPGYLRVFDNLFRALNPYGVLLLGKAETVPDRYEPYLERMFDCGNLFRKRQMVRRS, translated from the coding sequence TTGAGTGACACAGTTGCCGAGATTCTGCGTTTACTAACGGAGCATTTTGGCGAAGACTTCCAACACTATTCGCTGACCCTTGCGGCAAAGAGAATTGCGGAGCGGGTGGTCCAACTACGTTTGCCCGACGTCGCCGCGTACCACCGGTATTTGAACGACAACCCTTCAGAACTCTCCTGTCTTGCGCGCATGCTGCGCATCCGTTTCAGCAGTTTCTTCCGCGATACGCTCCAGTTCGAGCTTCTGGGCTCGGTCATCATTCCCTCCATGCTGCCGGGAAACACCAACGGTTTTTTCCGCGCCTGGTCGGCAGCCTGCGCCGGGGGGGAGGAGGCGTGCTCGCTTGCCATCATCATCGACGAGGCGCTGCAGCTTCTCGGCCTGAAAACGCGGGTGCAGATCTTCGCCACCGACATCGCCGAAGACGCGCTGGCCGAGGCCGAATACGGCAGGTACAGCACGGCCGCCGTCGCCGGGGTGACGCTGCAGCGGCTCAACAAGTACTTCATCTACGACCGGACCGGTTACCAGATCTCGCCCCGGATCAAGGAGATGATCACCTACTCGCGGCACGACCTGCTCGATCCGAACACCTACGCACCGCCTGAATCGCTTTTCGGGGGGTTCGACCTGGTCTCCTGCCGTAACTTCCTCATGTACCTTGACTCGCCCGGGTATCTGCGGGTCTTCGACAACCTTTTCCGTGCCTTGAACCCCTACGGGGTGCTGCTCTTGGGAAAGGCGGAAACGGTACCTGACCGGTACGAACCGTACCTGGAGCGGATGTTCGATTGCGGCAACCTGTTCCGCAAAAGACAGATGGTGAGGAGAAGCTGA
- a CDS encoding NrtA/SsuA/CpmA family ABC transporter substrate-binding protein, translating into MKTPLHLIMVLFAALALCGCSSQAPGSAGQGGSSAKKAPSPKAAYGRYRFGMTQGIDIGAQPLTLPEFSVAELMSRDRVLAERLHRGGMRLQMLPFYNGKDIGDFLSTGELEGGIFADMPALTAAAGGDVVLVAMLKQGAASIVARTPMLVKDLDGKRVGVTLGSAAHFTLLRALGNAGLAEKDVELVSMEVSEMPRALAMGRIDAFCAWEPTPTIAFASYPEFHLVHKGLNYGFLCLRRDFVASHPDEAREILAAVARACFWMREGGQLQQLAQWTTQATTQFQTEPFALKPEHMMSITRRDLLDVQSSPRIPEMLLREQEVLYQKFLFLKKIGKIPETASWAKVRGSINLAMLREVMADSDRYALRGFDYRGNTETDGTR; encoded by the coding sequence ATGAAAACGCCCCTGCACCTCATCATGGTACTTTTCGCCGCTTTGGCGCTTTGCGGCTGCTCCAGTCAGGCGCCCGGCTCCGCCGGCCAAGGCGGCTCCTCGGCAAAGAAAGCCCCGTCCCCCAAAGCCGCTTATGGCCGCTATCGCTTCGGCATGACCCAGGGGATCGACATCGGGGCGCAACCTCTGACGCTTCCGGAGTTTTCGGTCGCCGAGCTCATGTCGCGCGACCGCGTGCTGGCGGAGCGCCTGCACCGCGGCGGGATGCGACTGCAGATGCTCCCCTTCTACAACGGCAAGGACATCGGCGATTTCCTCTCCACGGGTGAACTGGAGGGGGGGATATTCGCGGACATGCCGGCCTTGACGGCTGCAGCCGGCGGAGACGTGGTGCTCGTAGCCATGCTGAAACAGGGTGCTGCCTCCATCGTCGCCAGGACTCCTATGCTGGTGAAGGACCTGGATGGGAAGAGGGTCGGGGTCACCCTCGGCAGCGCCGCCCATTTCACCCTGTTGCGAGCGCTTGGTAACGCGGGGCTGGCCGAGAAGGACGTCGAGCTGGTGTCGATGGAGGTGAGCGAGATGCCCCGGGCGCTCGCTATGGGAAGAATCGACGCCTTCTGCGCCTGGGAGCCGACCCCTACCATCGCCTTTGCCTCCTACCCCGAGTTCCACCTGGTCCACAAAGGGCTCAACTACGGTTTCCTCTGTCTGCGACGCGACTTCGTGGCCAGTCATCCCGATGAAGCCAGGGAGATTCTAGCCGCCGTCGCCAGGGCGTGTTTCTGGATGAGGGAGGGGGGACAGCTGCAGCAACTGGCCCAGTGGACGACGCAAGCGACGACGCAGTTTCAAACTGAGCCCTTTGCCCTGAAGCCCGAGCATATGATGTCCATCACCCGCCGCGATCTGCTGGACGTCCAATCGTCCCCGCGCATACCGGAGATGCTCCTGCGCGAGCAGGAAGTGCTTTATCAGAAGTTCCTTTTCCTCAAGAAGATCGGAAAGATACCGGAGACCGCCTCCTGGGCCAAGGTGCGCGGCTCCATAAATCTAGCGATGCTGCGGGAGGTCATGGCTGACTCCGACAGGTACGCCCTGAGAGGGTTCGACTACCGCGGCAATACCGAAACGGATGGAACAAGATGA